A single window of Theropithecus gelada isolate Dixy chromosome 9, Tgel_1.0, whole genome shotgun sequence DNA harbors:
- the LOC112631238 gene encoding cytochrome c oxidase assembly protein COX15 homolog isoform X4, protein MKGRVLALCGLVCFQGLLGWYMVKSGLEEKPDSHDIPRVSQYRLAAHLGSALVLYCASVWTSLSLLLPPHELPETRALLWLRRFAHGTAGLVFLTALSGAFVAGLDAGLVYNSFPKMGESWIPEDLFTFSPILRNVFENPTTVQFDHRILGITSVTAITVLYFLSRRIPLPRRTKMAAVTLLALAYTQVGLGISTLLMYVPTPLAATHQSGSLALLTGALWLMNELRRVPK, encoded by the exons ATGAAAGGACGTGTTCTTGCCCTCTGTGGCCTTGTCTGCTTCCAG GGTCTCTTGGGATGGTATATGGTGAAAAGCGGACTAGAAGAAAAACCAGACTCCCATGACATCCCTCGGGTCAGTCAGTACCGCCTCGCTGCCCACCTGGGGTCAGCCCTGGTTCTTTATTGTGCCAGCGTATGGACCTCGCTCTCACTGCTGCTCCCTCCGCACGAG ttGCCTGAAACCCGTGCACTCTTATGGTTGAGACGATTTGCTCATGGAACAGCAGGTCTGGTGTTCCTTACGGCTCTCTCAG GGGCTTTTGTGGCAGGGCTAGATGCTGGGCTTGTTTACAACTCCTTTCCCAAAATGGGAGAATCCTGGATCCCAGAGGACCTCTTTACCTTCTCCCCCATCCTGAGGAATGTTTTTGAGAATCCCACCACGGTGCAGTTTGATCACCGGATTCTG GGAATCACTTCAGTCACTGCCATTACAGTGCTCTACTTCCTCTCTCGGAGAATTCCCCTTCCTAGAAGGACCAAGATGGCAGCAGTGACTCTGCTGGCTTTGGCGTATACACAG GTGGGCTTGGGCATCAGCACACTGCTGATGTACGTCCCAACTCCTCTGGCCGCCACTCACCAGTCAGGCTCCTTGGCTTTGCTCACTGGTGCTCTTTGGCTGATGAATGAACTCCGAAGAGTCCCAAAATGA